The Lolium rigidum isolate FL_2022 chromosome 1, APGP_CSIRO_Lrig_0.1, whole genome shotgun sequence region GTCCTTGTAGTTCATGCCAACCGTATGCAATATTTCACGCTTATGTCAATTTTGATTCACCTGCTTTTTCTCTTATTTCAAGCCGATCTTTCCGTCCTTGTAGTTTATGACTTTTTGTCTCAGACTGCTTTCCCATCTCCTTCCCGGACCATGTGACAAACTTTTGACTGTCAAGATAGTACTGATGGACGACCCTTCTCAGAACTTCTTCACGGGAAGCACGGAGGAGAAAGATAGAATGGAACTTTGGATTTTGGCTCCCGGGGTAAACTGAGATTTAGCTTAGAGCTTAGTAGAATTTCTAACCGGGCCAGCCCAGTAAAATAGGTAAAGCTTACCGTGAGGTTGGATCCCTCAACCTCCAGCATATGTGTCAACTACACAAGCCACCAGGATGCATATGCTAGTTGCTAACTTGCTAGATAGTTGATCAAAACTTATTACATTATATGATGCCGcgtctttttctattttttccatgtttttttgcttttttttgtttcttttgacTTGTGCATAACTAACTACTTAAGTTGGATATGCACAAGGTTTATGACCGTGTTGAGTGAATTTTCCTTATAAATATGATAAGAAGGTTGGGCTTTGATGAAATATAGATCTCTTTGATGATGGCGTGTGTAAATTTTGTcggttgatggcttcgttaatttaaagttgggctcagttcgagccttccgtctaaatTTTGTCCATTATCGAGTGAGATTCAATTCAGTACCGATGATGTGACGATGAACAGAAGTGGGCACGACCAGTGGTACTAGGCTGCTCACGACACCGGTGCTACAGACCGTCCTTGTAGTTCATGCCAATCGTATGCAATATTCCTAGCTTATGTCAATTTAATTCACCTGTTTTTGACTTTTTTCTCATCTTCCAAGTCGATCTTCTGTCCGTTTGAATGTCCACAGCCAGATGACTTTGTTTCAGACTGCTTTCCCATCTCCTTTTCCGGGTCATGTGACAAATTTTTGACTCTCAAGATACTGATGGACGACCCTTCTCAGAGCTTCTTCGCGTGAAACACGGAGGAGAAAGGCTCCTGGGCTTTAGTTGGTGCGGAGTTTTCAAATGTCGTAGATGATGATTAGGAAATTAGAAAAATGTAGAAACATGCAATATGTGCTTCTACATATCtacaaaaaatttaaaataatgtTACATTTCAAGCCACGGGAAAATTATTGTGGCTCTACAAGGGAATAAACAGTCTAGTTTGCTCCCACATTTGTTttccacaggtgaagttcagaatcctacctttcagggtgaaaacccaagatctggccttaactggttgtgcctgacaatgaccttgttggaggcattgttttgaaagcggggactatcttcagggtgaaaacctaagatctttgatcagacgacgacggtgttagagcactgttcccttcttagaggcgtcgcttttggagaatctgtatttcaggtgttgtcttggtggtggatgtattgctgttgttaggcccgagatactgtagcggacttttgtttcttagttttcttttctttttttggctgtgtgcatccgtagtaccATTAggatggtgcgttgttgcagaggctggatgtaattgatatcttttgatattaatatattccctttatctaaaaatTTCGTATATTGTGAGGAATTTATTAGTATAAACAACTCACACGGTGAATACTAAAGGACAAAGCGGTCCTATACAAATATGTGAGCCTCAATCAAAATGTAGAAGCAAAAACCATGTTCACTAAGGATTACTACTTCTTGGAACATATATATGCAGTGAATTAATATCAAGTTATCTGATGAAAATAGCATATCTTTTGCTTTATTAGGCTAAGTCATGGAGATGTAGTCAAGAAACATCAGAGCAGAGATGAAACTACTCTGTGACATATTCTTGGAAtaagagatagagcacaactgttTTGTGTTACTGATTCAAAACATTctaagaaaaaagaaaataactACAGACGAGCATGCCCAGACTTCAATCTTCACATTTACCTGATAGCAATGTACTTTCTTTAAATAAAAAAAGCAATGTACTTGCTGATAAATatgtaatgaaataaaaacactgaaacaaaacaaaaaagtgaCAATATGATAGTACTATTCTGCATCTCAATAGAAAGTTAGGAAAATTATGATAGATAATCTGACAGCCATATACCAAGAATCCAAGATAACTACCTAATAATAAGTCTAGATTACCAGGGAGCACATCATCATTGATAGCAACAGAAATACCTTGTGATACATATTCCAAACCGGTGAACTCTGATTGCTAGCGCAACAGGCATCACGAAACAAAGGCCAACATGGCAATCAGCTTCTTAATAACAGAAGGGCAGCTCTTGCTCAGACAATTGAAGCCGTCACTGTCTACAAAAGCTCGAAGGTTTGTCGGGGAGCCGAGAAAACTTAAGCATGCTTTGCTTAGGCCGTCGCAGTGGTGCTGCTCGGCCAGCTCCAGGATAATCCCCACCTTGTCCACGTCGATGTGCTTGCATAGCTTATCCTCGCAGATACTCTTCAGCCTCTCCATGTTGTACCTGTCCGCGGCAACAAGCAGATGCTGGAACATGGcctcgtcttcttcatcttcctctgtcgcCCATGCTAAGGAGTCCGTGTATGCAAAACCGAGCAACGCCTTGAACACCTGGGCATCCATGTCGTGTATGTGCACTGTGTTGCCCTCCTTCATGCCGCCAAAGAGCATCGCGCTGAAGACCGGCGACCGGGCGGCGAGCAGGCACCGGTGCGCTGCGAAGGTCTCGCCGGCAACCTCAAAAACCACGTCGGCGCCCTTCTCGCTCCTAAGGAGGTCGCCAAGGTGCTGGTGAAGGTCAGATGGTTCCACAGAGACGAAGGTTGGAGGAGTGCTCTCGGGCAGATCCTCAGCCTGGTAATCGCTGATGACGACGATATCGCATCTGACCGTGAAAGAATCATCATGGAGATGCTCCGACTCCTCCAGGTCTTCCCTTTTGACGAAACTACTAGTCCCCCAGCCCTGCAGACAAGTGTAGTTGTTTACCGTTACGGATGATCCTAGTGATGGAGCTTGGCCCTTGACCTCGCCGGCGAAAGAGAACTTCTGTTGCGCCTTCACCGCCTTGAAAACACTGTCCTCGAGAACAAGGAACAGGGATATGTAGTCCTCGTCCTCAGCGGTGCAGCCGTTGGGGTAGTAATCGATGTGCCATCGATGTCCGCCAAGGTCGAAAGAGCGGGATTCGATCTTCTGTCCGGTGGGGACGTCCTTGGTGAAGGAGTAGCCGTCGATCTTCAGCAGGTGGTGC contains the following coding sequences:
- the LOC124684112 gene encoding BTB/POZ and MATH domain-containing protein 1-like; this translates as MSSASAIVAPTWSGHHLLKIDGYSFTKDVPTGQKIESRSFDLGGHRWHIDYYPNGCTAEDEDYISLFLVLEDSVFKAVKAQQKFSFAGEVKGQAPSLGSSVTVNNYTCLQGWGTSSFVKREDLEESEHLHDDSFTVRCDIVVISDYQAEDLPESTPPTFVSVEPSDLHQHLGDLLRSEKGADVVFEVAGETFAAHRCLLAARSPVFSAMLFGGMKEGNTVHIHDMDAQVFKALLGFAYTDSLAWATEEDEEDEAMFQHLLVAADRYNMERLKSICEDKLCKHIDVDKVGIILELAEQHHCDGLSKACLSFLGSPTNLRAFVDSDGFNCLSKSCPSVIKKLIAMLAFVS